The Cyanobacteriota bacterium nucleotide sequence ATCGTGACCATCTAGCAGTGATGTCATGACCACATGTGCCCAAAAGCTATCACCTGTGCGCCGCAAACGATAATCTTCTACTTCAAAGCGGCCTGTCATTGCTGCAATTTCTAGCTCACGAGCAGGCTTATTCTGCCACACATCATCTGGACTGTATAACTGGGTAATCGAGGCTCCTATGATTTCAGCCTTGTCATAGCCATAGATAGCCTTAGCACCTGGATTCCAACTTAAGATACAGCCAGTCGGATCTACCATAAAAATGGCATAGTCGGTGATGCTATCAACAAGTTGACGGAAGCGATCGTCTACCGGTTCATGGGTAGATTGCTCGTCTTGGTCATCAAGTTGTGGATCAGGAATAGGAGCGATCGCACAGATGTAAGAAACACCCACTAGGCGGGTAAGGTGCCAACACAGATGCTGATAAGACCCATCTTGATAGCGACAGCGACAGTCAAACTGGAGGCCACTCGTTAGTAAAGCTGTATGATTTGAGTTACTCAACCATTCATGCCCAACCACGCTAGAGCCTGATGTTAGAGCATTCAACACATCTTGAGCACGAGGGCGATCGTCGGGATGAATTGTGTCTATCCAGGATAAGGCATTACCAACATAGCTCTGCCATACAGCATTTCCGTGCAGCAACGAGCCATCACCTGCGACTATACAAAATAGATCCGTAGCATGGGCGAACAGTTGAATCAGAAGCTCTTCCAGGCGCTCTTCTAAATCATCCTGGTTTATCAAAAAAGCATCGTGCATTCTAGCGTCACTAAACGTTGCTTAGTCTTAACCCCCAAGTCACCCCATATCTCTACGGTAACATTATTCTTAGTAGGCACCGCAAATGCTGTATGTATCACAAACGTTTTGTGAACGTTACCTTGCTATAGTGTGTGCTAAATAAGTGGTTGCCTTAGTAGCTTAACTGATGACCCTAGCACAAGAGTATGTTACCTTTACAGGCCCTCATTCCCTAGTCCCTTCTCCCAACTTGGGAGAGAGATTTAGGGTAGAGGTAAAAATAACATGCATCCCCTTGACACACAATAATAAGATTAAAATATCTCTAGCTATAATGAAGCTAATACCATTTTAGAGAGTTTCTAAGGGGGCGGTTGTAAAGTCTTAAAGCTTCATTTCACGAAAATCTTAAACGACATACTAAAGATAGTAGGCGCTATGTTCAGCGGGGTGTTTGACTAGCTTTTCAAACAAATTTTTAGCCTTGGGTCTCTGTTAACGTCTTGGCCAAGACGCAATGATCAAAGATACAACTATCACAGTGGCCACAACGCTAGACTTGATACGCTAGGGCATTAGCACAGTTAAGAACTAACTGATGCTTCGGGTTTAGAACTGTCATCAGAGTCAGCAAGCTGCTCTAGAAAACTGGCAACTGTTTCAAAGTTGGGAACTTCTTGCCAACAGTGAGAACAGAACCAATAAATCTTGCCATGGCGGATGTGGCGCAGCAGAGAATAGGAGCAATAAGGACAGGTAGACATAGGATTTTAAATCAATAAATTATTGAGGCTGAAAATCAAGAATTTAGGAATAGGATGACTCATCTAAACAACAGATAGATCATAGGTTAGCTGCCTTGGGAAAAGCTACAATCCGCAACTGTTATTTACACTGCCCATACGATTGTTTGTTTTTCTTAAAAAGACAGATGAGGTGTGTATAGATACTTTCATGCTCTGAGCAGATTTATTGAATAAGGAGAAGACGATCGCACCACTTAATCAGCTCAGTTGGCAGGGATAACAGTACCAACACTTGAGTGTTATTACTGCACAATAATACTGAAGAGTATTCACATTTGTATCAAGCTCTACAAAGCAACTGTGCTGAATGGATTACCGTCACAACTATGGTTCTAGGGCGCGATCGATCCAGTTCCTATGCGAATTGAGCAGTTGCAGGCATTTCTGGCAGTAGTTGAAACGAATAGTTTCCAGCAGGCGGCTCAACGACTTCAGGTAACCCAGTCTACGGTTAGTCGCCAAGTGCAAAATCTGGAAGCAGAGATAGGTCTGCCCCTATTCCACCGCACTACTCAAGCAAAGCTGACAATTGCTGGAGAGGCGTTTTTGCCTCACGCTAGGCGAATTTGTCAAGGATGGCAGAATGCTCTAGAGGAAATTACTGCTCTAAAAGCCGGAAAGCAGCCAGAACTCTGTGTTGCTGCGATTCCATCAGTTTGTTCCTACTATTTGCCCAAGGTCTTACAACAGTTTTGTCGGGCCTATCCAGAGGTGCAGTTACGGGTGACAGCTCTGGGGAGCGATCGTGCCCTCAAGGTGCTTAAAGATGGCATGGTTGATTTAGCGATCGTCATGTATAATCACCGACTTACCAATAGCAACGATATGGTAGTTGATGTGCTGTATGAAGAGCCAATCGAAGTGTTAATGGCAACCAACCACCCCCTAGCCGCCTATGAAAAAATTCCCTGGACAGAA carries:
- a CDS encoding LysR family transcriptional regulator, which codes for MRIEQLQAFLAVVETNSFQQAAQRLQVTQSTVSRQVQNLEAEIGLPLFHRTTQAKLTIAGEAFLPHARRICQGWQNALEEITALKAGKQPELCVAAIPSVCSYYLPKVLQQFCRAYPEVQLRVTALGSDRALKVLKDGMVDLAIVMYNHRLTNSNDMVVDVLYEEPIEVLMATNHPLAAYEKIPWTELARYPQVVFKDGYGMQRMIQEQFAQRGLTLKAALELNTPDAFRGVVRQGDMVALLPASVLIDCRHDASLTVRGLINHADNGIERASDSSASEHSLLMRKVVMVTTRDRLQIPPIRYFYELVQQQLSASVMPAWA